ACCAAAGTTTTTATATAATAAATTTACAAATTCAATATTACTCACTTCTTGTAGTTCCATATGAATTGGTGCAGAATTCAATACATGCCCTAAGTTGATCACCTGCTCACTATGAACATGAAAAGTATACTCTTTCTTGCCTTTTCTATTCTGTATTGCTACGATTGCTCGTGCAACATCATCTACACGACTAACCTTAGGATTTACAAAATCTCTAGGAACAATCCCTATATTTACATAGGCAGAAAACAAATTAAAAAAAGATATCTCCGCTAAATTTTGCGGCAATTTTCCTTTCGGCGCAGGTAATAACAAATCACCAATTCGATAGATCGTCACAGAAAGTCCTTCCGCTCTTGCCTTTTCAAGTTCTTTTTCCGCCTGCAATTTTGTTTTAGCATAGTAAAATCTCATCTTTTGTCCAATATCACTGTCAAACTCATTAAAATGCACCAACAGTTTATCCTTAACATCGCCAGATGCGATAGACAAAGTGGACAGATAAACAACATCAACTAGATTTTCTATTTTTTTTGCAAACTCAATGAGATTTAATACTGCCTGGACATTTTCTACGTACAAATCCTTGTCGTTATCTAGTGGTATCGCCTGCACAGAATTTAAAACCATATCAATATTCTGCGCGAGAAGCTGTGCATCTGCCCGCGATACCCCAAGGTTAGTTTTACATATATCACCCACGATTATGTGAACTCGAGGCGATTCCAAACAAAGTGTTGCCAAACTTTCACCTAAATAGTAATCTAGAATTCCCTTTATCTTCGCCTTAGCCATCTCTTCTTTTTCTGCTCCCACAAGAAGATATAACTCACATTTACTCTGATAAAACAGTTCATAAAATATATGTACGCCAACATATTCATCAGCACCAATAAGTAGTACTGCCTTATAGTCATTTTCTTCATTTTTTGAAAGTTCTTTTGGTACGGAACAATCATTTTTTTTTGCTTGCGCTGTCTTTTTACTACTATCTAGTTTTGGACTTTTCGTTAATCTTAATTTTATCTTTTGTAAGTGCGCTCTTTCCTTAACCATTGTCAGCCAAGTCGCAGCATCTTTACTATATGAGTTCTCATTTAAGTCTACTTGTCCTTTATCTACTTTATTTTCAAATTCTACCTTGCTCCCCAGATCTGCTAGCGCTTGACTTGGCTCATCAATAATTACAGAAATATAGCGTTCAAATGCTTTTAGCCAATTTTTTATCGTACTTTGCTTAAATAGCTTATTGTAATAAATAAATCCAATCGTTAAATGACTGCCCAAATCCTGTACCGTAAAAGATAAATCGAACCAACTCGTCCTCACTGGGATTAAAAAGGGTATCGTCTCCAAAGCCCCATGCATTTTTGCACCACTATCTGGCAGAAATTCAAAGCTTACATCACAAAGCGGATTTCGATCAGCTCGTTGTTGAACCTTGAGCTCCTCTAATAACGTGGTAATAGGATACGACTGATTTAATTTCGCTTCTTCTAAAAGCAAGTAGTTTTTTTCCAAAAAATCAATAAATGTTATTTTCTTATCAGGATTCGTACGAATTCCATGCATATTTGCAAACATTCCAGGAATATTTATCACATCTTTATACATTCTACCTGCAAAAGGAATTCCAATAATAATATCCTCCTGCTGACTTAGTTGCGATAAAAGTCCAGAATATGCGCTAAAAAACAATGCACAAAGCGAAGTTTTCGTTTCACATACAAAACCTCTAATTTTTTCACTCAATTCCATACTTAAATCAAGACTCGCCTCTGAGCCACTACGATCCATGATTGCAGGACGCATATAATCCGTTGGCATATTCAATAATGGTAAATCCCCATTCAGCATTTCATGCCAAAACCGTCTGCACTTTTCATAATCTCTTTCATAAAACCGACGTTCCTGCCATACTGCAAAATCATGATAGGTTATCACTGGTTTATCCAGTGATTTACCACAATATAGCTTCATCAGCTCATCAAAAAGTATCATTAGCGAACGGTTATCTAAAATGCTGTAATGCCCTGCTAAAAATACATAATTTTCAGTTTTCGATACCTCAATTAAACCAAAGGAAAACAATCCCGGTTTATCCGTTTGAAATGGCTTTAACCAATCATAAATAACATAGGGAATATCCACTTTATTCGCAATAGTTTTAAAAAGTTTTTTATAATGCACTTTCCGCGCAACTTTTTGGTAGCCCCGCCCATCAACAGCGATAAAATATGTTCGCAAAATCGCATGACGTTCAACCAATTGGTCAAATGCAGCTGCTAACTTCGCTTTATCAAACTCCCCCTTAATGAAAAATACTTTTGATACATTATAACGTACTTCATGGTCCACCATTTTTTGCAAAATGTATAGCTGCTGTTGCTCAGGCGTAACGGGATATTTATTATAAGTAGATGCAACAGGAATTAGAGTGTCCTCACCATAATAAAATTGACTTGCTACATAACCGCTTTTATCATTACAACACCCATTTGATTTTTCCGTCATACGCAATCGCTCCCTTCCGTATTCTCTTTAATATAGAAGAAGTATTTCATTAAGTTTTCTCATTTATATGGTAGAAACGGGAATTTTATCACCGTACTCTCTATTGATTATATTCGCACTTTAACTTACAAATCCCCTTTAATAAAACAAAAAAACTCCTCCGCCGCCAGCGAAGGAGTTTTTTTGTTTTATTCTTATTCGTCGTCTCTAAGTCCATCTACAATTGTTGCGCAAGCTGCATCACCAGTGATGTTAACTGCCGTTCTAAGCATATCAAAAATTCTATCTACACCAAATAGAATTGGCAACGCCACAATTGGAATGTTTGCCGCCATCAATACTGCAACAACAAGAAGCGTAGGTCCAGGAACACCCGCTTGCCCTACAGCACCTAATGTTGAAGTAACAATAATTGCAATATATTGCGCTGTTGTAAGCTCCATCCCAAACATCTGGGCAAAGAAACACGCGGCTAATGCATAATATGCTGCATTCCCATTCATATTAATCGTAGCACCTAACGGAAGCGCAAAAGAAGTGGTTTCTTTCGACACTTTTAATTCATTTTGTACAGTTGCCATATTTAACGGTAAAGTGGCCATAGAAGATGCCGTCGAAAACGCAAATAATTGTACCTTATACATGCTTTTGAAAAATTGTGCAAATGTAACCTTTTTCGCAAACAACGCTACAGATCCACCAATCATAACAAAGTTCACAAGTCCAAGCACCAAAATATAAATACCAACTAAATATGTAATCTTTACTAAAACGTCATAACCAAACGTACCTACAGCATCTGCCATTAAAGCAAATACACCAATTGGCGCAACATACATAATTACTGTCATGATGTTAATTAATACCTCAGTCATATAGTTGAAAACATTAAGTAAAAATTCTCTCTTTTCTCCAGAAAATTTCGCAATTGAAAAACCAATAAATAATGCAAATACTATAATTTGTAGAATATTTCCTTCAGCAAGTGCGGCAAATGGGTTAGATGGAACAAATCCAATCACTGTATCCCAAAAACCAGGTAATGCTCCTTTATCGGCAAATTCATTTGATGCGATTGCATTAAATGTTTCTAAGCTCATGCCTGCACCAGGTTTGAAAAGTTCGCCGAACAAAAGACCAATTACGACTGAAGCTATTGTTGTCACTGCATAATAAATAAATGTAACAATACCAATTTTCCCTGCCGATTTGGAATTTCCTAGAGAAGCGCCACCGCCAACTAACGAGAAAAAAACCATTGGCACTACAACCATTTTTATCAATTGCATAAATAAATCACCTATAGGGGCAAACATTTTTGCCGATTCCCCCATTAGCAAACCAACTACAGCACCAAGGACCGTCGCCGCGATAATCCATGTGCCTAACTTGCTCAATGCGTCATCTGACTTTGACAATACAATCCCTCCTATAAAATATTATAGATAAACAGCTTATCTTGACTACACTATAACCTTTTTCCACAATTTTGTCCATTCAACAAATAAAAACCATCAATATATTATGTGAAATCTATAAAATTTTATCCGATGATTTAGCCGCCCCCCTCTGGAGTAACAATCATCTTATTTATGTAAACTCTAAATAAACGCTCGCGCATCTTGATAATGCTCAAATAAAAGATCTATAATCTGCTTATCCAATCTGCGATACTTTGCCATTTTCCCCATGATATCCTTTACTTTTTCTTCAGATAGACTTTCTCTATAGGGACGATCTTCTGTCAGCGCCGTAAAAACATCTGCTACAGCTAATATTTTTGATCCTAAAGATAGAGAATCTTCTGATATACGAAATGGATATCCTGTGCCATCCAACGTTTCATGATGGTAAGCTGCCCATTGAGCAATTTTTTCAAAATTATCAATTCCTTGCAAAATACGATAAGTATAATAAGTATGCTGTTTAATCAGTAAATACTCTTCCTCCGTCAACTTCTCTGGCTTTTCTAAAATCTCATTTGGTATCGCTAGTTTTCCCAAGTCATGCAAAAGGCCTGCAATTCTCATCTCTTTTACCTCAGATGGACTAAAACCTGCTTGTTTTGCTAAATACGCTGCTACTTCGGCAACTCCACGAGAATGTTTTGCTGTATATCGACTCGTTTTATCAATAATAATCGAAAAAATATCTGCAATTTCTGTTACATCTTCTAATGTATAAGAGATTGAACCATAGACATCAAGACTGCTAAAAAATACTTCTTTATAATTTGGATTTATTAGATCTAGCCAAAAGGCTTCTGATTTCGCACATTGATTAAAAGCATCTACCAAATTTGGATCAAATGCAGTACCCGATTTCTCATCTACATAATCTAAAATTTTGTTTTTCTGATCGAAAATATATGTACCCGGATAAATAGAAACTTCTATTCTATCCGCTAAATGGATAATTCGCGAAGCTAATGGAATTTTATCTCCTGCTAATCCAGATGGATTGCCCCCGCACCAATTATCATGATGATATCTAATGGGCTTCGCTAATTTCTCAAACCGTTTTGATAACAAAAGCAATTCATATCCTTCTTCAGCATGCAAATAAATCCGCTTAGAATTATCATCCATCGTTCTTAGTAATTTTCGTTCTTCCCAATTGGATACTGCACCAATATCATGAATCAAAGCAGCATAGACAACCTCCTGCCACTTTAACTCCTCCAGCTTCAATTCTTTTGCAATACAATCTGCAATAAGCGCCGTCCGCCAATGATGCGTTGACATTCCATTTACCGTTAGCTCAAGTGCCATGGATAAAGACTTCATTAAATTCATAGGGTGAATATCAAAAAAGTGCACCTTTTCAACCCCTTTCAAGTATCCGATTGAGGTCTTTCAGGAAGCTGCCAGTCAATCGGTGTTCTGCCATTTTTAATAAGATATGCATTTGCCTGTGAAAATGGTTTACTACCGAAAAATCCGCGATGGGCCGAAAGAGGACTTGGATGCGGTGATTTTAAAATTAAATGTTTTGAATTTGTAATCATAGCTGCTTTTCGCTGGGCAGGACTACCCCACAAAATAAAAACCAGCGGCTCTGAATTTTCATTTAAGAGTTCAATTATACGATCGGTGAAAAACTCCCAGCCAACACCTTGGTGTGAATTTGCCTGCCGTTCACGAACAGTTAATACCGTGTTTAATAATAATACACCCTGCTTGGCCCACGAAGTCAAACAACCGTGACTTGGAATTTTGCAATTCAAATCGCTCTTAAGCTCTTTAAATATATTAATTAAGGATGGTGGTGGTTTAACTCCTGGACGCACAGAAAAACTCAAACCATGTGCCTGTCCCGCGCCGTGATAAGGATCTTGCCCTAAGATGACAACTTTCGTCTCTTTATATGGAGTATAGTGAAGTGCATTAAAAATATCATACATACTCGGGAAAATTCGCTGCTGACGATATTCATCAATTAGAAAAGACCGTAAACTTTTATAATACGGTTTTTCCAATTCTGTATTTAAAAGCTTTGCCCAATCATTTTTAAATATTTCTGTCATTGTATCATTTCCTTAAAAAAAATCTTCTTATTTGTCTATTGTAACACAAATAAGAAGATTTTTAATTTATTTAATCAATTGCATGATAACCAATCATTAATGCTTCCATATTTTTTTCAATCGTTGCTGGCGGCACACGCCTAGCCACCACTTCTTTTATGGTTTCCAGTTGAACTAAATTCGATAGTTTTACTAATAATCCAAGTGCAACAACGTTGGCAAATAACGATTTTCCTAGCCCTTCGACAGCAAGTCTAGTAATCGGTACTTTTATTACATTTGGATGATTCGGCACATGCGGAACAAGTTCTTCGTCAACGACAAGCAATCCCTCTGCAGACAAATCATGATAGTATTTATCGGCAGCTTTTTGCGTCATTGCCAATACAATGTCCGGATGTGTTACTTTCGGATGATAAATAAAGCTGTTAGAAATAATAACCTCTGCTTTCGATGCACCACCGCGGGCCTCCGGCCCATAAGACTGCGATTGCACAGCTTGCTTACCTTCCACAACTGCACCTTCAGCAAAAATAATCGCCGCTGTTATAACACCTTGCCCACCTGAGCCTGATAATCTAATCTGTTTCATTATTTTCCACCTCCAGCTAAGTCAATGACTTTTTGATAAGCTGTTGTGTATTCTGTTGTCGAAGCTTTATGCAAAATTCCGATAGGGAATTTATCTTCACGTTTTTCTTCAGGCAATTTATCAAAAGCAGCTTGCATTACAGCGTGTTCACTCATCCATTTTAACATTGCTGGGGCATCACCTAATTTATTTTTTCTACCATAGGAAATAGGACATTGCGTAATTGCTTCAATAAAGGAGAAGCCGTCATTATCCATTCCTTGTGCAATCATATCAGCTAGATGCTTTACATGGAATGCCGTACTGCGCGCAATATACGTAGCCCCTGCTGCTCTCGCTAAGTCACATGGATCAAACGGACGATCAATTGAACCATATGGCGCTGTAGTTGCTTTCTTCGTAAGTGGAGTAAGCGGAGATGCCTGCCCACCGGTCATCCCATAAATATTATTATTGAACAAAATCACCGTTAAATCCACGTTTCTACGACAGCCATGAATAAAATGATTTCCTCCAATTGCCGTACAATCTCCGTCACCTGTGATGACAATAACATTTAATTCGGGATTCGCTAATTTAATTCCCGTTGCAAATGGAATTGCTCTTCCATGTGCTGTATGCAAAGTATCGAAGTTCATATACCCTGACGCTCTTGAAGAACATCCAATCCCCGATACAATAATCGTTTTATCTTGATCTAAATTTTTCTTTTCTATCGCTTGCACAATCGCCTTCATTACAATCCCATTACCACAGCCAGGGCACCATAAATGAGGCAATCTGTTTTGGCGAAAATATTTATCGTAACTTCTCATTTCAGCACCTCCTGATCTAATTTTTCAATTGCTGAAGTAACTTCATCTGGCGTAAAGATTTCCGTATTATATTTTGCTAATAGCTTGACTTTAGCCATCCCATTTGCTGCCCGTTCTACTTCATGAACTAATTGCCCATAGTTAAGTTCAGGTACCAAAATCGCTTTTACTTTTGTAGCAACTTCTTTAATTACTTTATCGGCGAATGGCCAAATCGTCATTAACCGAACCATACCTACTTTAATTCCCTTTTTGCGCGCAGTTTCAACCGCGGCATAGGCTGTACGGGCTGTACCGCCATAAGCAACGACAGCATACTCAGCATCTTCCATAAAAAATTCATCATAATGCGTAATTTCATCTTGTACACGCATAATCTTTTCATGCAAACGATGAATAGACTCTTCTGTTACTTTCGGACTTCCAGAAGGGAACCCCGTTTCATCATGAATAAGTCCCGTCACATGAATACGATACCCTTGCCCAAAATCTGCAACATTTGGAACCAAGTCCTCTGTCGGGCGATATGGTTGATACCCTTCTGCACGTGTGCATGTTGGTTTACGCCGTGGATAAACCTCAATATCTTTTATTGCTGGAAGTTCTACACATTCTCTTAAGTGTCCAACAATTTCATCTAATAAGATAATAACTGGTGTTCTAAAACGTTCCGCATAATTTACTGCTTTTATCGTAACATCAAAAGTTTCTTTCACAGTCCATGGTGAAAGCGCAATCATTGGATGATCACCATGCGTACCCCAACGAGCTTGCATAACATCCCCCTGGGATGGTGATGTTGGCTGCCCTGTCGAAGGACCTACACGTTGTACATTGGCAATAACCATCGGAATTTCAGCAATTGCGGCAAATCCTATCAATTCCTGTTTTAATGAGAACCCCGGACCCGACGTAGCTGTCATTACCTTTTTTCCTGCCAATGAAGCTCCTAGTATTACAGCTGCTCCACCAATTTCATCCTCCATTTGAATAAACTTACCACCGTATTTGGGTAACAAATCTGCCATTGTTTCAGCAATCTCCGTAGAAGGTGTAATTGGATATCCACCGAAAAAGCGAACTCCTGCAGCTAATGCGCCTTCTGCACAAGCCTCATTCCCCTGCATTAATCTAGCTTTACTCATTTGCATTCACCTTCTTATCTATATAAATCGCATAATCTGGACAACGTAATTCACACAAACCACAAGCAATGCATGCCTCAGCATTTACCACTTGCACTTTGCCTAATGTATCTAAAGCTAATACAGCTTTAGGGCAAAAAGTTACACAAATCTTGCAACCTTTACATCTTGCTTCTTTAATCGTTATAGATACGCTCATAAAGCTTCCTCCTATATCCTATCAAAACATTCATCTTTAATTAAATGCCAAACCCCTAAAATACTTTCTTATAAGTGCACTATACAATAATAACAAAAAAATTATAAAAAAGCTATTATATTGTAAATGTATTCAAAAAACATCCAATAATAACGTACATTTATATAACAATTGATCGGAATGCTAAATTATTTAAAGCAAATAAACTTCTTCTTCTCTAAAATAAAGCTATTATCGAGATTTTTCAAAATAAAACTTTAGATTCTCTGTATAATTTTGTTTCTTTAAGTATTATTTTTCTATTTTATGGAGGATATCATCTATAGAGAACGAATATTTTATTCATTGATTTTTATCTGTGGAGGTGCACTCCTTGCCCACACTTTTATCCGATTTTTCAACAACTTTATTTGCAGGATTTCCTTCACTTATTGCAATATTTATTTTTGCGTATCTTTACTTATGTTATCGTAAAAAGTATCTTTTTCTTTGGTTATTCTCTTGTTTTGCTCATACATTTCGCATAAAATTTCTCACCATGGTTCCCCTTAATTTACCGTCTGATTTTTGGCAGATTTATCAGTTTACATGCATTATTTCTATCATTTTAGATTTATATACAACAAATACTTTGCTAAAAATTAAAAATAGAAAATCTTGGCTATACTTTTTTTTCACATATATTACGTTTCTCATCCTTACGTCTATCTTCAACTTTCCATTTTATACCGTATTGACAATTTCGTATATTGCGCTTTCTTTTAGCTCTACTAGAAATGGTTATATGTTTTTAAAACATTTACCCAAAAGTATTCATGCGAAAAATATCGCAGCATTTTCATTCATTGCTTCAGGTCTACTGTTTTTTATTTCAGCAATTTTATGCATAATAGAAATCAACCAAAAACTTTTTTTGTTAGTCGAAGTTTTTCTAAGAATCCTTATAATCATTGGATTACTTTCTGTGTTTTTAGAAAAGAACAATTACGATTTAACCAGTGAAAAAATTCGCTATCAACGATTAACTGAAAATTTACCTGATACAATTTGTCGATTTCATATTCACCCAAACCTTCGTATCGATTATATAAGCCTTGCTATCTTAAAATTAACGGGTTATCCCCCTAAAGAATTTTACGATAATCCTCACTTAATTTACAGCATTATATATCACGAAGATCATCATATTTTTAAAGTTTTAAAAAAACAACCTTCTACTTTTTGCTCTAATCATAATCCCCCAAAACAATACCGCATCATCCATAAAAGTGGTAAATTTATTTGGGTGGAACAGACCTTTTCTCCTTTTTTCGATAATAATAACAATATTATAGGATTTGAATCGCTTATTCGCGATATCAGTCTAAAGCGCTCTCTAGATAAAGAAATGCTTCACTTAAACAATATGAAAATCATCGGTCAAATGG
This genomic interval from Selenobaculum gibii contains the following:
- a CDS encoding condensation domain-containing protein, translated to MTEKSNGCCNDKSGYVASQFYYGEDTLIPVASTYNKYPVTPEQQQLYILQKMVDHEVRYNVSKVFFIKGEFDKAKLAAAFDQLVERHAILRTYFIAVDGRGYQKVARKVHYKKLFKTIANKVDIPYVIYDWLKPFQTDKPGLFSFGLIEVSKTENYVFLAGHYSILDNRSLMILFDELMKLYCGKSLDKPVITYHDFAVWQERRFYERDYEKCRRFWHEMLNGDLPLLNMPTDYMRPAIMDRSGSEASLDLSMELSEKIRGFVCETKTSLCALFFSAYSGLLSQLSQQEDIIIGIPFAGRMYKDVINIPGMFANMHGIRTNPDKKITFIDFLEKNYLLLEEAKLNQSYPITTLLEELKVQQRADRNPLCDVSFEFLPDSGAKMHGALETIPFLIPVRTSWFDLSFTVQDLGSHLTIGFIYYNKLFKQSTIKNWLKAFERYISVIIDEPSQALADLGSKVEFENKVDKGQVDLNENSYSKDAATWLTMVKERAHLQKIKLRLTKSPKLDSSKKTAQAKKNDCSVPKELSKNEENDYKAVLLIGADEYVGVHIFYELFYQSKCELYLLVGAEKEEMAKAKIKGILDYYLGESLATLCLESPRVHIIVGDICKTNLGVSRADAQLLAQNIDMVLNSVQAIPLDNDKDLYVENVQAVLNLIEFAKKIENLVDVVYLSTLSIASGDVKDKLLVHFNEFDSDIGQKMRFYYAKTKLQAEKELEKARAEGLSVTIYRIGDLLLPAPKGKLPQNLAEISFFNLFSAYVNIGIVPRDFVNPKVSRVDDVARAIVAIQNRKGKKEYTFHVHSEQVINLGHVLNSAPIHMELQEVSNIEFVNLLYKNFGRLGFKEYIENIIARSDWISEKEVTQYRIDSEKTMKYLEQLNFKWHEVDLDVFDALVEVALTKRIQFLSKLPVVQDFNSAELFSLAKKGKQVLYAPAEVIAWEGDFNDKFIIIWDGFVDSSKRNVIGWENSIGIYKNGDFFGSASLADGVTISQTTLEAMNQDVLILEFKAEAIRDFMKAKPEFALRLIQKLHEQLDRLKWLWINAN
- a CDS encoding dicarboxylate/amino acid:cation symporter, translating into MSKSDDALSKLGTWIIAATVLGAVVGLLMGESAKMFAPIGDLFMQLIKMVVVPMVFFSLVGGGASLGNSKSAGKIGIVTFIYYAVTTIASVVIGLLFGELFKPGAGMSLETFNAIASNEFADKGALPGFWDTVIGFVPSNPFAALAEGNILQIIVFALFIGFSIAKFSGEKREFLLNVFNYMTEVLINIMTVIMYVAPIGVFALMADAVGTFGYDVLVKITYLVGIYILVLGLVNFVMIGGSVALFAKKVTFAQFFKSMYKVQLFAFSTASSMATLPLNMATVQNELKVSKETTSFALPLGATINMNGNAAYYALAACFFAQMFGMELTTAQYIAIIVTSTLGAVGQAGVPGPTLLVVAVLMAANIPIVALPILFGVDRIFDMLRTAVNITGDAACATIVDGLRDDE
- a CDS encoding HD-GYP domain-containing protein → MHFFDIHPMNLMKSLSMALELTVNGMSTHHWRTALIADCIAKELKLEELKWQEVVYAALIHDIGAVSNWEERKLLRTMDDNSKRIYLHAEEGYELLLLSKRFEKLAKPIRYHHDNWCGGNPSGLAGDKIPLASRIIHLADRIEVSIYPGTYIFDQKNKILDYVDEKSGTAFDPNLVDAFNQCAKSEAFWLDLINPNYKEVFFSSLDVYGSISYTLEDVTEIADIFSIIIDKTSRYTAKHSRGVAEVAAYLAKQAGFSPSEVKEMRIAGLLHDLGKLAIPNEILEKPEKLTEEEYLLIKQHTYYTYRILQGIDNFEKIAQWAAYHHETLDGTGYPFRISEDSLSLGSKILAVADVFTALTEDRPYRESLSEEKVKDIMGKMAKYRRLDKQIIDLLFEHYQDARAFI
- a CDS encoding uracil-DNA glycosylase, giving the protein MTEIFKNDWAKLLNTELEKPYYKSLRSFLIDEYRQQRIFPSMYDIFNALHYTPYKETKVVILGQDPYHGAGQAHGLSFSVRPGVKPPPSLINIFKELKSDLNCKIPSHGCLTSWAKQGVLLLNTVLTVRERQANSHQGVGWEFFTDRIIELLNENSEPLVFILWGSPAQRKAAMITNSKHLILKSPHPSPLSAHRGFFGSKPFSQANAYLIKNGRTPIDWQLPERPQSDT
- a CDS encoding 2-oxoacid:acceptor oxidoreductase family protein, producing MMKQIRLSGSGGQGVITAAIIFAEGAVVEGKQAVQSQSYGPEARGGASKAEVIISNSFIYHPKVTHPDIVLAMTQKAADKYYHDLSAEGLLVVDEELVPHVPNHPNVIKVPITRLAVEGLGKSLFANVVALGLLVKLSNLVQLETIKEVVARRVPPATIEKNMEALMIGYHAID
- a CDS encoding 2-oxoacid:ferredoxin oxidoreductase subunit beta, which translates into the protein MRSYDKYFRQNRLPHLWCPGCGNGIVMKAIVQAIEKKNLDQDKTIIVSGIGCSSRASGYMNFDTLHTAHGRAIPFATGIKLANPELNVIVITGDGDCTAIGGNHFIHGCRRNVDLTVILFNNNIYGMTGGQASPLTPLTKKATTAPYGSIDRPFDPCDLARAAGATYIARSTAFHVKHLADMIAQGMDNDGFSFIEAITQCPISYGRKNKLGDAPAMLKWMSEHAVMQAAFDKLPEEKREDKFPIGILHKASTTEYTTAYQKVIDLAGGGK
- a CDS encoding 2-oxoacid:acceptor oxidoreductase subunit alpha; this encodes MSKARLMQGNEACAEGALAAGVRFFGGYPITPSTEIAETMADLLPKYGGKFIQMEDEIGGAAVILGASLAGKKVMTATSGPGFSLKQELIGFAAIAEIPMVIANVQRVGPSTGQPTSPSQGDVMQARWGTHGDHPMIALSPWTVKETFDVTIKAVNYAERFRTPVIILLDEIVGHLRECVELPAIKDIEVYPRRKPTCTRAEGYQPYRPTEDLVPNVADFGQGYRIHVTGLIHDETGFPSGSPKVTEESIHRLHEKIMRVQDEITHYDEFFMEDAEYAVVAYGGTARTAYAAVETARKKGIKVGMVRLMTIWPFADKVIKEVATKVKAILVPELNYGQLVHEVERAANGMAKVKLLAKYNTEIFTPDEVTSAIEKLDQEVLK
- a CDS encoding 4Fe-4S binding protein: MSVSITIKEARCKGCKICVTFCPKAVLALDTLGKVQVVNAEACIACGLCELRCPDYAIYIDKKVNANE
- a CDS encoding PAS domain-containing sensor histidine kinase; this encodes MPTLLSDFSTTLFAGFPSLIAIFIFAYLYLCYRKKYLFLWLFSCFAHTFRIKFLTMVPLNLPSDFWQIYQFTCIISIILDLYTTNTLLKIKNRKSWLYFFFTYITFLILTSIFNFPFYTVLTISYIALSFSSTRNGYMFLKHLPKSIHAKNIAAFSFIASGLLFFISAILCIIEINQKLFLLVEVFLRILIIIGLLSVFLEKNNYDLTSEKIRYQRLTENLPDTICRFHIHPNLRIDYISLAILKLTGYPPKEFYDNPHLIYSIIYHEDHHIFKVLKKQPSTFCSNHNPPKQYRIIHKSGKFIWVEQTFSPFFDNNNNIIGFESLIRDISLKRSLDKEMLHLNNMKIIGQMATEVADRVRNPLTTISGYLQLFYIKPEFEKQRSKLRLALNEIESCNKFIQQYLLLSKQKNLELTKSNLNDIIIDIQSILNTKACNLDGSRRINIHLNLNPLPDQMLDISQIKQLLINLATNAFDAMPYTGTLTIITLATPNSVILTIQDEGFGIPEEFLKNIGQPFFTTKEMNSGLGLCICYNIANLHQAEINVVSTPTGTTFEITFPL